A window of Panicum virgatum strain AP13 chromosome 8K, P.virgatum_v5, whole genome shotgun sequence contains these coding sequences:
- the LOC120646395 gene encoding putative laccase-18 translates to MGKQLSMAASILCMAIVALAVVGDGEAAVVEHTFVVHEMNMTHLCNTTKVYVVNGQLPGPQLDVTDGDTVVVHLVNQLPHGVTIHWHGVRQLRSCWADGAGYVTECPVPPGGNRTYRFDVAGQVGTLWWHAHVTCLRASIHGAIVVRPKDGRYPFPTPAKDVPIVIGEWWQLDLVELDRRNLDGNFEDDPLSATINGKLGDLSNCSGVPEESFVLDVERGKSYLLRFINAALFSEYFFKVAGHTFTVVGADANYLTPFRTDMVTIAPGETIDVLMIADAPPGHYHMTAVANQPPPPDLQIRALSTRGLVRYAGVRADNNGLPVPAPLMPGQYDTLPSYYFRGNFTGLAFPGRHRVPARVDERLFVTLGLGSICRGGKKDCKLRRSNETITVATMNNVSFHHQTAASLLERYYDGAGEGVYTEDFPDNPPRPYNYTDMDLIPVGPLEEVLEPTTKAIRLRRFKYNSSVEIVFQSTALLQSDPNPMHLHGYDFFVLAQGLGNFDPKRDVKKFNYYNPQLRNTVHVPRVGWVAIRFVTDNPGMWYLHCHFEFHIVMGMATAFIVEDGPTPETSLPPPPPDFQRCGTNGFSKP, encoded by the exons ATGGGGAAGCAACTCTCCATGGCGGCATCCATTCTCTGCATGGCCATTGTCGCCCTGGccgtcgtcggcgacggcgaggcagcCGTCGTCGAGCACACTTTTGTT GTCCATGAGATGAACATGACCCACCTGTGCAACACGACCAAGGTGTACGTGGTGAACGGGCAGCTCCCCGGGCCGCAGCTGGACGTAACCGACGGCGACACGGTGGTCGTCCACCTGGTGAACCAGCTGCCGCACGGCGTCACCATCCACTGGCACGGCGTCCGGCAGCTGCGCAGCTGCTGGGCCGACGGCGCCGGCTACGTCACCGAGTGCCCCGTCCCTCCCGGCGGCAACCGCACCTACCGATTCGACGTCGCCGGCCAGGTCGGCACGCTCTGGTGGCACGCCCACGTCACCTGCCTCCGCGCCTCCATCCATGGCGCCATCGTCGTCCGCCCCAAGGACGGTCGCTACCCGTTCCCGACGCCGGCCAAGGACGTGCCCATCGTCATCGGCGAGTGGTGGCAGCTCGACCTCGTCGAGCTCGACCGCCGGAACCTCGACGGCAACTTCGAGGACGACCCGCTCTCCGCCACCATCAACGGCAAGCTCGGCGACCTCAGCAACTGCTCCGGCGTGCCAGAAGAGAGCTTCGTGCTCGACGTGGAGCGCGGAAAGAGCTACCTGCTGCGGTTCATCAACGCCGCGCTCTTCTCCGAGTACTTCTTCAAGGTGGCCGGGCACACGTTCACGGTGGTCGGCGCCGACGCCAACTACCTGACGCCGTTCCGGACGGACATGGTGACCATCGCCCCCGGCGAGACCATCGACGTGCTCATGATCGCCGATGCGCCGCCGGGGCACTACCACATGACCGCCGTCGCcaaccagccgccgccgccggacctgcAGATCCGCGCGCTCAGCACTCGCGGCCTCGTCCGCTACGCCGGCGTGCGCGCCGACAACAACGGCCTGCCCGTGCCGGCTCCGCTCATGCCCGGCCAGTACGACACCTTGCCGTCATACTACTTCCGCGGCAACTTCACCGGGCTCGCCTTCCCGGGGCGCCACCGCGTGCCGGCGCGCGTCGACGAGCGCCTCTTCGTCACGCTCGGGCTCGGCTCCATCTGCCGCGGCGGCAAGAAGGACTGCAAGCTCCGCCGCAGCAATGAGACCATCACGGTGGCCACCATGAACAACGTCTCCTTCCACCACCAGACGGCGGCGTCGCTGCTGGAGCGCTACtacgacggcgccggcgagggcgtgTACACGGAGGACTTCCCCGACAACCCGCCGCGGCCGTACAACTACACCGACATGGACCTGATCCCAGTCGGGCCGCTGGAGGAGGTGCTCGAGCCGACGACCAAGGCGATCAGGCTCCGGCGATTCAAGTACAACTCGTCGGTGGAGATCGTGTTCCAGAGCACGGCGCTGCTGCAGAGCGACCCCAACCCGATGCACCTCCATGGATACGACTTCTTCGTGCTCGCGCAGGGGCTCGGCAACTTCGATCCCAAGAGGGACGTCAAGAAGTTCAACTACTACAACCCCCAGCTCAGGAACACTGTGCATGTGCCAAGGGTAGGCTGGGTAGCAATTCGCTTCGTCACGGATAATCCAG GGATGTGGTACCTGCACTGCCACTTTGAGTTCCACATCGTCATGGGCATGGCGACGGCGTTCATCGTGGAGGATGGCCCGACGCCTGAGACGagcctgcccccgccgccgccggacttccAGAGATGCGGCACCAATGGTTTCAGTAAGCCTTAA